The following coding sequences are from one Prochlorococcus sp. MIT 1314 window:
- a CDS encoding Re/Si-specific NAD(P)(+) transhydrogenase subunit alpha, with translation MTKILIPSETCSGERRVSATPDAVKKLKSLGCDVYIESSAGKLSGFSDLSYQDSGGTIISDLDQNIWGEADMIFCVQTPSEDNLTKLKKGAILLGLLNPYGNKELLKIINSNKISALSLELLPRISRAQSSDVLSSQANIAGYKAVLLAASELDRYFPMLMTAAGTVQPAKVVVLGGGVAGLQAVATAKRLGAIVFVSDIRPAVKEQVESLGARFIELPEVDEKPSESGGYAKAVTPEFLSKQKDTLTKYLSEADVAICTAQVLGKKAPVLIDSPMIEKMRSGAVVIDLAVSQGGNCEGTKSNETIIKDGVKLIGAGELPSSVPYDASSLYAKNLTSLITPFIKDGVIKLDKEDELISGCLLSDEGVVLQNKVFEN, from the coding sequence TTGACAAAGATACTTATTCCTTCCGAAACATGCTCTGGTGAAAGGAGAGTTTCAGCTACGCCAGACGCGGTAAAGAAATTAAAAAGCCTTGGATGTGATGTTTATATTGAAAGTTCAGCGGGGAAATTATCAGGATTTAGTGACTTATCATATCAAGATTCCGGGGGCACAATAATCAGTGACTTAGATCAAAACATTTGGGGAGAAGCGGACATGATTTTTTGTGTTCAAACTCCATCTGAAGATAATTTAACTAAATTAAAAAAAGGCGCTATTCTTCTTGGTCTTCTTAATCCATATGGTAACAAGGAACTGCTTAAGATTATAAATAGTAATAAGATTTCAGCCTTATCACTAGAGTTGCTTCCTAGAATTAGTAGAGCTCAATCTTCTGATGTTCTTTCTTCTCAGGCCAATATTGCCGGTTATAAAGCTGTTCTTTTAGCTGCAAGTGAGTTAGATAGATATTTCCCCATGCTTATGACTGCAGCAGGAACTGTTCAACCAGCCAAAGTGGTAGTTCTTGGCGGAGGGGTTGCAGGATTGCAAGCAGTTGCTACTGCAAAAAGGCTTGGTGCAATAGTTTTTGTATCAGATATAAGACCTGCTGTGAAAGAACAAGTAGAGTCACTTGGAGCAAGATTTATAGAACTTCCTGAAGTGGACGAAAAACCAAGCGAGTCAGGGGGTTATGCAAAAGCCGTAACTCCTGAATTTCTCTCAAAACAGAAGGATACTTTAACTAAATACTTATCTGAAGCTGATGTTGCCATTTGTACTGCGCAAGTTCTAGGGAAAAAGGCTCCTGTTTTAATAGATTCTCCGATGATTGAAAAAATGAGGTCTGGTGCAGTAGTAATTGATTTGGCAGTTTCTCAAGGAGGTAATTGTGAAGGAACAAAATCAAATGAAACTATTATCAAAGATGGGGTAAAACTTATAGGAGCGGGAGAATTACCATCATCAGTTCCTTATGATGCAAGTTCACTTTATGCTAAGAACTTAACATCTTTGATTACACCTTTTATAAAAGATGGTGTAATTAAATTAGATAAAGAGGATGAACTCATTTCTGGATGTTTATTAAGCGATGAAGGAGTTGTTCTTCAAAATAAAGTTTTTGAAAATTGA
- a CDS encoding alpha/beta fold hydrolase encodes MNSHFKEENINCPNYWNWNGFKICWSVMGEDNEIPIIFLHGFGASRKHWRNNLGYFAKRNCASYALDLIGFGDSDQPGVREIGRLNNEIWCNQVNDFITQVIRPKSSKKVILIGNSLGALVALTCAVSLEEQIETVIASPLPDRFQEDNKKIINKTLFKKFKHRLITLFFFICPLEIILFLITKLRIIRLGLNSAYFKKDNIDRELKDLVTKPVLRRTAARSLRAMCIGMSLRDKKLKASYLLKKLCSSKKVPFLLIWGDKDNFIPLFLGKKIANFHRWVKLKVVSNAGHCIHDEDPSVFNRISYEWIRDLKNF; translated from the coding sequence ATGAATAGTCATTTTAAAGAAGAAAATATTAACTGTCCAAATTACTGGAATTGGAATGGTTTTAAAATTTGTTGGAGTGTGATGGGAGAAGATAATGAAATTCCAATTATCTTTCTCCACGGATTTGGAGCTAGTCGAAAACATTGGAGAAACAATTTAGGATATTTTGCAAAAAGAAATTGTGCCTCCTATGCTTTGGATTTAATTGGATTTGGAGATTCAGATCAACCTGGAGTAAGAGAAATTGGGAGACTAAATAATGAGATTTGGTGTAACCAGGTTAACGACTTTATTACGCAGGTTATAAGACCAAAGAGTTCTAAGAAGGTCATTCTTATTGGCAATTCCCTTGGAGCATTAGTGGCTTTAACGTGCGCCGTTTCACTAGAAGAGCAAATTGAAACAGTTATTGCATCACCTCTTCCGGATAGATTTCAAGAGGATAATAAGAAAATAATAAATAAAACATTATTTAAGAAGTTTAAACATAGATTAATAACTTTATTTTTTTTCATTTGCCCTTTAGAGATTATTTTATTTTTAATAACCAAATTAAGGATTATTAGGCTAGGTCTGAATTCTGCCTATTTCAAAAAAGATAATATTGATCGAGAACTGAAAGATTTAGTAACAAAACCAGTTCTAAGGAGAACTGCAGCTAGATCATTAAGAGCAATGTGTATTGGCATGTCTTTAAGAGATAAAAAATTAAAAGCTTCTTACCTTTTAAAAAAACTTTGCTCCTCAAAAAAAGTTCCTTTTTTATTAATTTGGGGAGATAAAGATAATTTCATACCTTTATTCCTTGGGAAAAAGATTGCAAATTTTCATAGATGGGTAAAATTAAAAGTAGTATCCAATGCAGGGCATTGCATACATGACGAAGATCCTTCAGTATTCAATAGAATCTCTTATGAATGGATTAGAGATTTAAAAAACTTTTAA
- the petM gene encoding cytochrome b6-f complex subunit PetM, with protein sequence MAKEIFSIAAVFWILIPIGLVGGALLLKFQGD encoded by the coding sequence ATGGCTAAAGAAATTTTTAGTATTGCTGCAGTTTTTTGGATATTGATACCAATAGGATTGGTTGGTGGGGCACTATTATTAAAGTTTCAGGGAGATTGA
- a CDS encoding NAD(P)(+) transhydrogenase (Re/Si-specific) subunit beta, translating into MNLPVIIKFVIDLLAVLLLALGIKGLSKVKSARDANRLAAFAMSLSVLGLLSYYLGTSGIAIQSWIWIIIGSIIGSLFGAILAKKVPMTSMPETVALFNGCGGMSSLLVALGVAIFPISGSQENFDFFKSLINEVSISVSIFVGAITFTGSIVAMAKLQGWLSTPGWTQSKVRHFVNIVFAVASMIAFFDLINGNTSSIWLLVIVSSLLGIGVTLPIGGADMPVVISLLNSYSGIAAAAAGFVVDSQLLIVAGAMVGAAGLILTQVMCKGMNRSLVSVLFGGSLSAQSTASSGSGEYTNITSCSVEECALTLEAANKVIIVPGYGLAVAQAQHTLREVTKKLEQNGIEVVYAIHPVAGRMPGHMNVLLAEADVPYEQLKEMDVVNPDFPATDVVLVLGANDVVNPQAKNDSSSPLYGMPVLDVQEARTVFVIKRGMSAGYSGIKNDLFDLPNTSMVFGDAKKVLNDLIGELKDLGVGEK; encoded by the coding sequence ATGAATCTACCCGTAATCATTAAATTCGTTATTGACCTTCTAGCTGTACTTTTACTGGCTTTGGGAATAAAAGGATTGTCAAAAGTAAAATCAGCAAGGGATGCCAATAGATTAGCTGCATTTGCAATGTCGCTATCAGTATTAGGATTACTTTCTTATTATTTGGGTACTTCTGGAATTGCTATTCAGTCTTGGATTTGGATAATAATTGGATCAATCATAGGTAGTTTATTCGGAGCAATACTTGCAAAAAAAGTACCTATGACCTCCATGCCAGAGACAGTGGCATTGTTCAATGGTTGTGGAGGAATGTCATCACTTTTAGTGGCCCTAGGAGTAGCTATTTTTCCTATATCTGGTAGCCAAGAAAATTTTGATTTTTTTAAGTCACTGATTAACGAAGTTTCAATATCTGTTTCTATATTTGTTGGTGCCATAACTTTCACAGGTTCAATTGTGGCAATGGCTAAGTTACAGGGTTGGTTGTCAACTCCAGGATGGACTCAGAGCAAAGTTAGACATTTTGTAAATATTGTTTTTGCAGTTGCTTCCATGATAGCCTTTTTTGATTTGATAAACGGCAATACAAGTTCTATTTGGCTTTTAGTTATAGTTTCTTCTTTATTAGGTATTGGAGTTACTTTGCCAATTGGTGGAGCTGATATGCCAGTCGTTATATCTTTATTAAATAGCTATTCAGGGATTGCAGCGGCAGCAGCAGGTTTCGTTGTAGATAGCCAGCTTTTAATAGTAGCAGGCGCAATGGTTGGAGCGGCAGGTCTAATACTTACTCAAGTAATGTGTAAGGGTATGAATAGATCATTGGTTTCAGTTCTTTTTGGAGGATCTTTATCTGCACAAAGTACAGCCTCTTCTGGTTCAGGAGAATATACAAATATAACTTCTTGCAGTGTTGAAGAATGCGCATTGACTTTAGAGGCAGCTAATAAGGTAATAATTGTTCCTGGATATGGTCTTGCAGTAGCTCAAGCCCAACATACCTTAAGGGAAGTGACAAAAAAACTAGAGCAAAATGGTATTGAAGTTGTTTATGCTATACATCCAGTGGCAGGAAGGATGCCTGGACATATGAATGTACTTTTAGCAGAAGCAGATGTGCCTTACGAGCAACTTAAAGAAATGGACGTTGTAAATCCTGATTTTCCAGCAACAGATGTTGTTTTGGTTTTAGGAGCAAATGATGTAGTTAATCCTCAAGCTAAAAATGATAGTTCTTCTCCTTTATATGGCATGCCAGTTCTTGATGTGCAGGAAGCAAGAACTGTATTTGTAATTAAAAGAGGTATGAGCGCAGGTTACTCTGGAATAAAAAATGATTTATTTGATCTACCAAATACTTCTATGGTATTTGGTGATGCGAAGAAGGTATTGAATGATCTAATTGGGGAATTAAAGGATCTTGGAGTTGGGGAGAAATAA
- a CDS encoding photosystem I assembly protein Ycf4 translates to MNSDLNTFDKIEQKIDGSRKISNYIIGGMLTIGGIGFLLASLSSYTGRDLLPLGNPSNLLFIPQGIIMGAYGVIANLLNFYLWYMVYINFGSGSNSFDKSSKSVEIKRKGLFKDIEVKFNFDEIKSVKLDISEGFNPRRRIALVLKGRKKPLPLSGAGVLKPLLQVEEEGARLAKFLNVNLEGLK, encoded by the coding sequence ATGAATTCAGACCTTAATACTTTCGATAAAATCGAACAAAAAATTGATGGATCAAGAAAAATTTCTAATTACATTATTGGTGGGATGCTAACTATTGGTGGGATTGGCTTCCTTTTGGCCTCTCTTTCCAGCTATACAGGAAGGGATCTATTACCTCTGGGGAATCCGTCAAATTTATTGTTTATTCCTCAAGGAATAATAATGGGAGCTTATGGCGTAATAGCTAATCTATTAAATTTTTATCTATGGTATATGGTTTATATAAACTTTGGTTCAGGAAGTAATTCTTTTGATAAATCATCAAAATCTGTAGAAATAAAAAGAAAAGGATTATTTAAAGATATTGAAGTTAAATTCAATTTCGATGAAATTAAATCAGTTAAATTGGATATAAGTGAGGGATTTAATCCTAGAAGAAGAATTGCTTTAGTACTCAAAGGTAGAAAAAAACCTCTTCCTCTAAGCGGAGCAGGTGTACTTAAACCACTTCTTCAAGTTGAAGAAGAGGGCGCCAGGCTGGCAAAATTTTTGAATGTTAATCTGGAGGGCTTAAAATAA
- the trxB gene encoding thioredoxin-disulfide reductase codes for MENKEKNSSVENVVIIGSGPAGYTAAIYAARANLQPLLVTGFNSGGIPGGQLMTTTFVENYPGFPDGVLGPELMDLMKAQAERWGTNLYESDVVSINTNLHPFELKTLEGTIKANSIIIATGASANRLGVINEDKFWSKGISACAICDGATPQFRNEELAVVGGGDSACEEAAYLTKYGSKVHLIVRSEKLRASAAMVDRIKANPKIEIHWNTKVEKANGSEWLEKIETIHSQEGKGEINIKGLFYAIGHTPNTKFLSNKINLDSKGYIACKSGRPETSIEGIFAAGDVVDSEWRQGVTAAGTGCMAALATERWLAEKNLANTIVRETPEPEKKLNSSEFNEDEVNEDTFDSNSEWQKGSYALRKLYHESKKPLLVIFSSPSCGPCHVLKPQLKRVIKELDGAVLGVEIDIDKDQDIAKQAGINGTPTVQLFKEKLLKKQWQGVKQRSEFKEAIKNII; via the coding sequence ATGGAAAATAAAGAGAAAAATTCAAGTGTAGAAAATGTTGTAATTATAGGCTCTGGCCCTGCAGGTTATACAGCTGCAATATATGCAGCAAGAGCAAATCTTCAACCTTTGCTTGTAACAGGATTTAATTCAGGTGGTATTCCTGGTGGTCAATTAATGACCACAACATTTGTTGAAAATTATCCAGGCTTCCCCGATGGAGTACTAGGTCCTGAATTGATGGACTTAATGAAGGCTCAAGCAGAGAGATGGGGTACAAATTTATACGAAAGTGATGTTGTCTCAATTAATACTAATTTACATCCCTTTGAATTAAAAACTCTAGAAGGAACCATAAAAGCGAACTCAATTATTATTGCAACTGGAGCAAGTGCAAATAGATTAGGCGTAATAAATGAAGATAAATTCTGGAGTAAAGGCATAAGCGCTTGTGCAATCTGTGACGGAGCAACTCCACAATTTAGAAATGAAGAATTAGCTGTCGTAGGGGGAGGTGACTCTGCATGTGAAGAAGCAGCATACCTTACAAAATATGGAAGCAAAGTGCATTTGATTGTTAGATCAGAGAAATTAAGAGCCAGCGCAGCAATGGTTGATAGAATAAAAGCTAATCCAAAAATAGAAATTCACTGGAATACAAAGGTAGAGAAAGCTAACGGTTCTGAATGGCTTGAGAAAATAGAAACTATTCACTCTCAAGAAGGTAAAGGGGAAATTAATATCAAGGGTCTTTTTTATGCCATAGGGCACACACCAAATACAAAGTTTTTAAGCAACAAAATTAATTTAGATAGTAAAGGATATATTGCTTGCAAATCAGGACGACCAGAGACATCTATTGAAGGCATTTTCGCGGCAGGTGACGTTGTTGATTCAGAGTGGAGACAAGGAGTTACCGCTGCAGGAACAGGATGCATGGCAGCATTAGCCACTGAAAGATGGCTAGCCGAGAAAAACTTAGCAAACACCATAGTCAGAGAAACACCCGAACCAGAAAAAAAACTTAATTCATCAGAATTTAATGAAGACGAAGTCAATGAAGATACCTTCGATTCAAACTCTGAATGGCAAAAAGGCAGTTATGCATTAAGAAAACTTTATCACGAGAGCAAAAAACCTCTTTTAGTTATTTTTAGTTCCCCAAGCTGCGGCCCGTGTCATGTTTTGAAACCTCAATTAAAAAGGGTAATTAAGGAACTTGATGGTGCAGTGCTCGGCGTTGAAATAGATATTGATAAAGATCAAGATATTGCTAAACAAGCTGGTATAAACGGCACCCCAACAGTTCAACTTTTTAAAGAAAAATTATTAAAAAAACAATGGCAAGGTGTTAAACAAAGAAGTGAGTTTAAAGAAGCGATAAAAAATATTATCTAA
- a CDS encoding EF-1 guanine nucleotide exchange domain-containing protein, which translates to MSIKAIECPDGVCHSHHGGHAVPRQAMQKNLEKHGKDWCEKLAERIYEMSVDTYSQTVMPSLHSAGWQRRHLDWEFKLAENDSEPDEALVEGIINATESFLRSSEVHRLFIQELVQGTFEEANNKKIISKAIKSIIEEEIVISLREKKETLLKKISAKLVSEEKVSEELAINSAKEGFEEVERLLANHSEAV; encoded by the coding sequence ATGAGTATAAAAGCAATCGAATGTCCTGATGGAGTATGTCACAGCCATCATGGTGGTCATGCTGTTCCCAGACAAGCTATGCAGAAGAACCTAGAAAAGCATGGTAAAGATTGGTGCGAAAAATTAGCCGAGAGAATTTATGAAATGTCAGTTGATACTTATTCACAGACAGTAATGCCAAGCTTACACTCAGCGGGTTGGCAAAGAAGACATTTAGATTGGGAATTCAAGCTAGCAGAAAATGATTCTGAACCTGATGAAGCTCTTGTTGAAGGAATTATCAATGCTACGGAAAGCTTTTTAAGAAGTAGCGAAGTGCATCGATTATTTATTCAGGAATTAGTCCAGGGCACATTTGAAGAAGCAAATAACAAAAAAATAATTTCTAAAGCAATAAAATCTATCATTGAAGAAGAAATTGTTATTTCCCTAAGAGAAAAGAAAGAAACTCTTTTGAAGAAAATATCTGCAAAATTAGTATCAGAAGAAAAAGTTAGCGAGGAACTTGCAATAAATTCAGCCAAAGAGGGTTTCGAGGAAGTTGAAAGGCTACTTGCAAATCATAGCGAGGCAGTTTAG
- a CDS encoding NAD(P) transhydrogenase subunit alpha yields MSFISLLWVLLLGSLLGLELIGKVPPTLHTPLMSGANAISGITMLAALTLIVKAEGNVPLLIIGSVSLGFALFNVVGGFFVTDRMLAMFSRKPSNKK; encoded by the coding sequence ATGTCTTTTATAAGTCTTCTTTGGGTTCTTTTACTTGGCAGTTTATTGGGCCTCGAGTTAATTGGAAAAGTTCCTCCTACTCTTCACACACCTCTAATGAGCGGAGCAAATGCAATTTCAGGAATAACAATGCTGGCAGCATTGACTTTAATTGTAAAAGCAGAAGGTAACGTACCACTTTTAATTATTGGTTCGGTTTCTCTTGGCTTCGCTCTTTTCAACGTTGTAGGAGGTTTCTTTGTAACTGATCGAATGCTCGCGATGTTTAGTCGTAAGCCATCAAATAAGAAGTAA
- the ilvN gene encoding acetolactate synthase small subunit: MKHTLSVLVEDESGALSRISGLFARRGFNIDSLAVGPAESKGISRLTMVVEGDDETLQQMTKQLNKLFNVLGVVDFTNLAAVERELMLLKVSSKEDTRSNILDIVQIFRAKVVDVSDIALTLEVVGDPGKLVALEKLLEPYGILEIARTGKVALKRSSGVNTEMLKINKYSLEI; encoded by the coding sequence ATGAAACATACACTATCAGTTCTTGTAGAAGACGAGTCTGGAGCTTTGAGTAGAATCTCGGGTCTCTTTGCCAGAAGGGGATTCAACATAGATAGCCTTGCAGTAGGGCCTGCAGAATCCAAAGGGATTTCAAGGTTAACAATGGTTGTAGAAGGCGACGATGAAACACTTCAACAAATGACAAAGCAGCTTAATAAGTTATTTAATGTTCTAGGAGTTGTAGATTTTACTAATCTCGCAGCTGTAGAAAGGGAATTGATGTTACTAAAAGTCTCATCGAAAGAAGATACAAGAAGCAATATTTTAGATATTGTTCAGATATTCCGCGCAAAAGTTGTAGACGTTTCAGATATAGCCTTAACACTTGAAGTAGTGGGAGATCCTGGGAAGTTAGTTGCTTTAGAGAAGTTACTTGAACCTTATGGCATTCTCGAAATAGCAAGAACTGGTAAGGTAGCTCTTAAACGCTCTTCAGGCGTTAATACAGAAATGTTGAAGATTAACAAATATTCACTAGAAATTTAA
- the infA gene encoding translation initiation factor IF-1: protein MIETSGVIEKEQGNGFYLVTLEQPEGHQCLCRAAGKLTKFRIKLLAGDKVLVEISPYDLSRGRITYRERNAGGARPTTNKNNPKRNNK from the coding sequence ATGATTGAAACTTCAGGTGTAATAGAAAAAGAGCAGGGAAATGGATTTTATTTGGTTACCTTAGAGCAACCTGAAGGACATCAATGTTTATGTAGAGCTGCAGGAAAACTGACTAAATTTAGAATTAAATTATTAGCAGGAGACAAGGTTTTAGTTGAGATAAGTCCTTATGATCTTTCTAGAGGTAGGATCACTTATCGAGAAAGAAATGCAGGTGGTGCTAGACCTACAACTAACAAAAATAATCCTAAGAGAAATAATAAGTAA
- a CDS encoding peptidylprolyl isomerase: MFLLPACSFKNNIDSTYYCKKLKLTCTNDNKIVYFKTSKGNFEVKLFVKHSPVTVSNFLENINNNIYSNQKFYKIINYPQIRFIHVGFNPENKSYIESNKVINKRGPSIPLEVKFKDEINPRYKYQIKNPNETEDLINTFESGSIAMVKRGKNNSSSTEFFFVTNKIPELDGRYSIFGQIIKGLDVLEKINKGDYIEEIQVSN; encoded by the coding sequence TTGTTTTTGTTACCAGCTTGTAGTTTTAAAAATAATATAGATTCAACTTATTATTGTAAGAAACTTAAATTAACTTGTACGAATGATAATAAGATAGTCTATTTTAAAACCTCAAAAGGTAATTTTGAGGTTAAATTATTTGTAAAACATAGCCCGGTTACAGTATCAAACTTTTTAGAAAATATAAATAATAATATTTATTCAAATCAGAAATTTTATAAAATAATAAATTATCCCCAAATAAGATTTATTCACGTAGGTTTTAATCCAGAAAATAAATCATATATAGAAAGTAATAAGGTTATAAATAAGAGAGGTCCTTCAATACCTTTAGAAGTGAAATTTAAAGATGAAATTAATCCAAGATATAAATATCAAATAAAAAATCCTAACGAAACTGAAGATTTAATTAATACTTTCGAAAGCGGTTCAATAGCTATGGTCAAAAGAGGTAAAAATAACTCTTCCTCTACTGAATTTTTTTTTGTAACTAATAAAATTCCAGAACTAGACGGAAGATATTCAATCTTTGGACAAATTATAAAAGGATTAGATGTCCTCGAAAAAATTAATAAGGGAGATTATATAGAGGAAATACAAGTGTCTAATTAA
- a CDS encoding NAD(P)H-binding protein: MKILLVGATGTLGRQIAKQAIEDGHEVRCFVRNPKKASFLQEWGCELTKGNLLNSSDIQYALQDIEVVIDAATSRPDDSKSIYEIDWHGKLNLFNACESLNVKRVIFLSILLTEKFRNVPLMDIKYCTEKLLEKSDLEYTIFKCAAFMQGVIGQFAIPVLDSQAVWMSGTPTKIAYMNTQDMAKAIVSAVDNPKTQRTSLPLVGPKAWDSNEVISLCEKFSEKKAKIFRVSPFLINVTQAVVSFFQDSLNVAERLAFAEVTSSGESLDADMSKTYEILNLNKEDMTSLDGYIKEYYQQILKRLREMEADLNIEEKKRLPF, translated from the coding sequence ATGAAGATTCTTTTAGTGGGAGCAACAGGGACTCTTGGGAGGCAAATAGCGAAGCAGGCTATAGAAGATGGACATGAAGTCAGATGCTTTGTTAGAAATCCAAAAAAAGCCTCATTTCTTCAAGAGTGGGGTTGTGAACTCACAAAAGGTAATTTGTTGAATTCTTCTGATATTCAATATGCATTGCAAGACATTGAAGTAGTTATTGATGCGGCAACTAGTAGACCAGATGACTCTAAAAGTATTTATGAAATAGATTGGCATGGTAAACTCAACTTATTTAATGCTTGTGAATCTTTAAATGTAAAAAGGGTCATATTCCTTTCAATACTTCTAACAGAAAAATTTAGAAATGTTCCATTAATGGACATTAAATATTGTACAGAGAAACTTCTTGAGAAATCTGATTTAGAATATACAATCTTCAAATGTGCAGCTTTTATGCAAGGTGTTATAGGGCAATTTGCTATACCAGTGTTAGATAGTCAAGCAGTATGGATGAGTGGAACTCCAACGAAAATTGCTTACATGAATACTCAAGACATGGCAAAAGCCATTGTCTCAGCGGTTGATAATCCAAAAACTCAAAGAACATCATTACCATTGGTAGGTCCGAAAGCATGGGATTCAAATGAAGTTATCTCCCTATGTGAAAAATTTAGCGAAAAGAAGGCTAAAATTTTTAGAGTTTCACCCTTCCTAATTAATGTCACTCAAGCAGTAGTTTCTTTTTTCCAAGATTCTTTAAATGTTGCTGAAAGATTGGCTTTTGCTGAAGTAACAAGTAGTGGAGAATCATTAGATGCTGATATGAGCAAAACTTACGAAATACTAAATCTCAATAAAGAAGATATGACTTCTTTAGATGGTTATATCAAAGAGTATTATCAACAAATACTTAAAAGATTAAGAGAAATGGAAGCTGATTTAAATATTGAAGAAAAAAAGAGATTACCTTTTTAG